The Daucus carota subsp. sativus chromosome 2, DH1 v3.0, whole genome shotgun sequence genome includes a window with the following:
- the LOC108207760 gene encoding probable lipid phosphate phosphatase 4 — protein sequence MSESQFGANSHVLKLVRRHRHDWVVLILLGLIDGMLNLIEPFHRYLSEEMLTPDIKYPFHHDTIPMWAVPIYAYLFPCFLFLLYYYVRRDPHDLHYAVLGVLYSGVITGVITDTIKDAVGRPRPNFFFRCFPNGVTAFKENGDVLCSGDSKVIKEGYKSFPSGHSSWSFAGLGFLALYLSGKIRAFDRRGHAAKLCIVLFPYLVAALVGVSRVDDYWHHWTDVFGGALLGIVVSTICYLLLFPFPHAINCWAPHAYFIMLEESAASSRDEEV from the exons ATGTCAGAGAGTCAGTTTGGAGCCAACTCCCATGTTCTCAAGCTAGTCAGAAGGCACAGGCATGACTGGGTAGTTCTTATACTCCTAGGACTGATTGATGGAATGTTGAATCTAATAGAACCTTTCCATCGCTACCTCTCGGAGGAAATGCTAACTCCAGACATCAAATACCCTTTCCATCATGACACTATACCTATGTGGGCTGTGCCA atatatgcttatttgttccCCTGCTTTCTATTTCTCCTATATTACTATGTACGAAGAGATCCGCATGATCTGCATTATGCTGTTCTGG GTGTGTTGTACTCTGGTGTTATAACTGGAGTTATCACAGATACAATAAAAGATGCTGTTGGTCGTCCACGCCCAAATTTTTTCTTCAGGTGTTTTCCAAATGGAGTAACG GCTTTTAAAGAAAATGGAGATGTTTTGTGTAGTGGAGATTCTAAAGTTATAAAAGAGGGATATAAAAGCTTCCCGAGCGGACACTCCTCAT GGTCCTTTGCAGGTCTTGGATTCCTTGCTTTGTATTTGAGTGGTAAAATTAGAGCATTTGATCGTAGGGGTCATGCTGCTAAACTCTGCATCGTTTTATTTCCATATCTTGTTGCTGCACTAGTTGGGGTCTCTCGTGTTGATGATTACTGGCACCATTGGACAGATGTTTTTGGTGGTGCACTTTTAG GTATAGTAGTTTCTACAATCTGCTATTTGCTTCTCTTCCCATTCCCACATGCGATAAATT GTTGGGCTCCTCATGCCTATTTTATTATGCTGGAAGAAAGTGCAGCCTCTTCAAGAGATGAAGAAGTGTAa
- the LOC108205633 gene encoding tubulin beta chain yields the protein MREILHIQGGQCGNQIGAKFWEVICDEHGIDTVGNYNGDSDTQLERVNVYYNEASGGRYVPRAVLMDLEPGTMDSVRAGPYGQIFRPDNFVFGQSGAGNNWAKGHYTEGAELVDSVLDVVRKEAENCDAMQGFQVCHSLGGGTGSGMGTLLISKIREEYPDRMMLTFSVFPSPKVSDTVVEPYNATLSVHQLVENADECMVLDNEALYDICFRTLKLTTPTFGDLNHLISATMSGVTCCLRFPGQLNSDLRKLAVNLIPFPRLHFFMVGFAPLTSRGSQQYRALSVPELTQQMWDAKNMMCAADPRHGRYLTASAMFRGKMSTKEVDEQMINVQNRNSSYFVEWIPNNVKSSVCDIPPTGLKMSSTFIGNSTSIQEMFRRVSEQFTAMFRRKAFLHWYTGEGMDEMEFTEAESNMNDLVAEYQQYQDATADEEYEQEEEEEAAA from the exons ATGAGAGAAATTCTGCACATTCAAGGCGGGCAATGTGGGAACCAGATCGGGGCAAAATTCTGGGAAGTAATATGTGACGAACATGGTATTGACACTGTAGGAAACTACAACGGGGACTCTGATACTCAGCTTGAGAGAGTTAATGTTTATTACAATGAAGCTAGTGGTGGGCGTTATGTTCCGAGGGCTGTCCTTATGGACTTGGAACCGGGTACTATGGATTCCGTTCGTGCTGGTCCTTATGGACAAATATTCAGGCCAGATAATTTCGTGTTTGGCCAATCCGGTGCTGGTAATAATTGGGCTAAAGGACATTACACGGAAGGAGCTGAACTTGTCGATTCTGTGCTTGATGTTGTTAGAAAGGAAGCTGAGAATTGTGACGCCATGCAAG GTTTCCAAGTTTGTCATTCACTAGGAGGAGGCACTGGATCTGGTATGGGCACTCTTCTCATTTCAAAGATCAGGGAGGAATATCCGGATCGAATGATGTTAACATTTTCAGTCTTTCCTTCTCCAAAAGTTTCTGACACTGTCGTCGAACCATACAATGCAACTCTTTCTGTTCATCAACTTGTTGAGAATGCTGATGAATGTATGGTTTTAGACAACGAGGCACTTTATGACATCTGTTTCCGCACCCTCAAGCTTACCACTCCCACTT TTGGGGATCTAAATCACCTGATTTCTGCTACTATGAGCGGTGTCACATGTTGCCTGCGTTTTCCGGGACAACTGAACTCAGACCTTAGGAAACTGGCTGTGAATCTTATCCCATTTCCGCGATTACATTTCTTTATGGTTGGTTTTGCACCCTTGACATCCAGAGGTTCTCAGCAGTATCGTGCCCTCAGTGTCCCTGAGCTGACACAGCAAATGTGGGATGCTAAGAATATGATGTGTGCTGCTGACCCGCGTCATGGACGCTATTTAACTGCTTCAGCAATGTTCCGCGGTAAGATGAGTACAAAAGAAGTCGATGAGCAGATGATAAATGTCCAGAACAGGAACTCTTCCTACTTTGTTGAATGGATACCGAACAATGTCAAGTCTAGTGTCTGTGACATACCTCCAACGGGATTGAAGATGTCGTCGACCTTCATAGGAAACTCAACTTCTATCCAGGAGATGTTTAGAAGAGTGAGTGAGCAATTCACTGCTATGTTTAGGAGAAAGGCTTTCTTGCACTGGTACACTGGTGAGGGAATGGATGAGATGGAGTTTACGGAGGCTGAGAGTAACATGAATGACCTTGTGGCCGAATACCAGCAATATCAGGATGCAACTGCTGATGAGGAATATGAACAAGAGGAAGAAGAGGAAGCTGCAGCTTGA
- the LOC108207917 gene encoding putative germin-like protein 2-1: MVSSSSKILFICFIVSTMTCFVALATDNNPLQDFCVADANSPVLVNGLVCKDPKVVTENDFFTSGLNVAGDTSKNLVGSNVTTVNVARIPGLNTLGISLVRIDFAPWGINAPHTHPRATEILTVIQGTLRVGFVTSNPENRHITKVLNEGDVFVFPQGLIHYQQNIGHGNAVAIAGLNSQNPGVITIANAVFGANQDISADILAKAFQLNRNTVKDLQKRFD; encoded by the exons ATGGTTTCTAGCAGCtccaaaattctttttatttgTTTCATTGTAAGTACTATGACTTGCTTTGTTGCTTTGGCGACTGATAACAATCCTCTTCAGGATTTCTGCGTTGCTGATGCTAATAGTCCAG TGTTGGTTAATGGATTAGTTTGCAAGGACCCCAAGGTGGTAACTGAAAACGACTTCTTTACTAGCGGATTGAACGTGGCCGGTGACACATCAAAAAATCTGGTGGGATCAAATGTAACAACAGTTAATGTTGCCAGGATTCCTGGACTCAACACTCTCGGCATTTCTCTTGTTCGTATCGACTTTGCACCATGGGGAATCAATGCTCCACACACACATCCTCGTGCTACTGAAATTCTGACAGTCATTCAAGGTACACTGAGGGTTGGATTTGTCACTTCGAACCCAGAAAACCGTCATATCACCAAAGTCCTTAACGAAGGTGATGTGTTTGTGTTCCCGCAAGGACTTATCCACTACCAACAGAATATCGGACATGGGAATGCAGTAGCAATTGCTGGTCTTAACAGCCAAAACCCTGGAGTTATCACCATTGCCAATGCTGTGTTTGGTGCCAATCAAGACATATCCGCTGATATTCTTGCCAAGGCTTTCCAACTAAACAGAAACACTGTCAAAGACTTGCAGAAGCGATTTGATTGA
- the LOC108208256 gene encoding putative germin-like protein 2-1: protein MVSSSASMILFICFIASAMTCSVFATDNNPLQDFCVADANNPVVVNGLVCKDPKVVTENDFFTNGLNVAGDTSSNLVGSNVTTVNAARIPGLNTLGITLVRIDFAPWGINAPHTHPRATEILTVIQGTLRVGFVTSNTENRHITKVLNVGDVFVFPQGLIHYQQNIGYGNAVAIAGLNSQNPGVITIANAVFGANQDISADILAKAFQLNKNTVKDLQKLFD, encoded by the exons ATGGTTTCTTCTTCCGCCTCCATGATTCTTTTCATTTGTTTCATTGCAAGTGCCATGACTTGCTCTGTTTTTGCTACTGATAACAATCCTCTTCAGGATTTCTGCGTTGCTGATGCTAATAACCCAG TGGTGGTTAATGGACTAGTTTGCAAGGACCCCAAGGTGGTCACTGAAAACGACTTCTTTACCAATGGATTGAACGTAGCGGGTGACACTTCATCAAATCTAGTCGGTTCAAATGTAACAACAGTTAATGCTGCTCGGATTCCTGGACTCAACACCCTTGGCATTACTCTTGTTCGTATCGACTTTGCACCATGGGGAATCAATGCTCCACACACCCATCCTCGTGCTACTGAAATTTTGACAGTCATTCAAGGTACATTGAGGGTTGGATTTGTCACTTCGAACACAGAAAACCGTCATATCACCAAAGTCCTTAACGTAGGTGATGTGTTTGTGTTCCCGCAAGGACTTATCCATTACCAACAGAATATCGGATATGGGAATGCAGTAGCAATTGCTGGCCTTAACAGCCAAAACCCTGGAGTTATCACCATTGCCAATGCTGTGTTTGGCGCCAATCAAGATATATCCGCTGACATTCTTGCCAAGGCTTTCCAGCTAAACAAAAACACAGTCAAAGACTTGCAGAAGCTATTTGATTAA
- the LOC108208150 gene encoding putative germin-like protein 2-1 — MASSLASNILFIGFLISTSTCFVALATDNNPLQDFCVADANSPVLVNGLVCKDPKVVTENDFFTSGLNIAGDTSKNLVGSNVTTVNVARIPGLNTLGISLVRIDFAPWGINAPHTHPRATEILTVIKGTLRVGFVTSNTENRHITKVLNEGDVFVFPEGLIHYQQNIGHDNAVVIAALSSQNPGVITIANAVFGANPDISADILAKAFQLNENTVKQLQARF, encoded by the exons ATGGCTTCTTCATTGGCATCTAATATTCTCTTCATAGGATTCCTAATTAGTACCTCGACTTGCTTCGTTGCTTTGGCCACGGATAATAATCCTCTTCAGGATTTCTGCGTTGCTGATGCCAATAGCCCAG TGTTGGTTAATGGACTTGTTTGTAAGGACCCCAAGGTGGTAACCGAAAACGATTTCTTTACTAGCGGATTGAACATAGCTGGTGACACATCAAAAAATCTGGTGGGATCAAACGTAACAACAGTTAATGTTGCCAGGATTCCTGGACTCAACACTCTCGGCATTTCTCTTGTTCGTATCGACTTTGCACCATGGGGAATCAATGCTCCACACACCCATCCTCGTGCTACTGAAATTCTGACCGTCATAAAAGGTACACTTCGGGTGGGATTTGTCACCTCAAATACAGAAAATCGTCACATCACCAAAGTCCTCAATGAAGGAGATGTGTTTGTGTTCCCAGAAGGTCTTATACATTATCAGCAAAACATTGGACATGATAATGCGGTAGTGATTGCTGCTCTTAGCAGCCAAAATCCCGGGGTTATCACCATTGCAAACGCTGTATTCGGAGCCAATCCTGATATATCGGCTGATATTCTTGCCAAGGCTTTCCAGCTGAACGAAAACACCGTCAAACAACTGCAGGCACGATTTTAA
- the LOC108208263 gene encoding putative germin-like protein 2-1 → MVSTSASMILFICFIASAMTCSVFATDNNPLQDFCVADANNPVVVNGLVCKDPKVVTENDFFTNGLNVAGDTSSNLVGSNVTTVNAARIPGLNTLGITLVRIDFAPWGINAPHTHPRATEILTVIQGTLRVGFVTSNTENRHITKVLNEGDVFVFPQGLIHYQQNIGYGNAVAIAGLNSQNPGVITIANAVFGANQDISADILAKAFQLNKNTVKDLQKRFD, encoded by the exons ATGGTTTCTACTTCCGCCTCCATGATTCTTTTCATTTGTTTCATTGCAAGTGCCATGACTTGCTCTGTTTTTGCTACTGATAACAATCCTCTTCAGGATTTCTGCGTTGCTGATGCTAATAACCCAG TGGTGGTTAATGGACTAGTTTGCAAGGACCCCAAGGTGGTCACTGAAAACGACTTCTTTACCAATGGATTGAACGTGGCGGGTGAcacttcatcaaatttagtCGGTTCAAATGTAACAACAGTTAATGCTGCTCGGATTCCTGGACTCAACACTCTCGGCATTACTCTTGTTCGTATCGACTTTGCACCATGGGGAATCAATGCTCCCCACACACACCCTCGCGCTACTGAAATTTTGACAGTCATTCAAGGTACATTGAGGGTTGGATTTGTCACTTCGAACACGGAAAACCGTCATATCACCAAAGTCCTTAACGAAGGTGATGTGTTTGTGTTCCCGCAAGGACTTATCCATTACCAACAGAATATCGGATATGGGAATGCAGTAGCAATTGCTGGTCTTAACAGCCAAAACCCTGGAGTTATCACCATTGCCAATGCTGTTTTTGGCGCCAATCAAGATATATCCGCTGATATTCTTGCCAAGGCTTTCCAGCTAAACAAAAACACAGTCAAAGACTTGCAGAAGCGATTTGATTAA
- the LOC108208158 gene encoding putative germin-like protein 2-1 — MASSLASNILFIGFLISTLTCFVALATDNNPLQDFCVADANSPVLINGLVCKDPKVVTENDFFTSGLNVAGDTSKNLVGSNVTTVNVGRIPGLNTLGISLVRIDFAPWGINAPHTHPRATEILTIIKGTLRVGFVTSNTENRHITKVLNEGDVFVFPEGLIHYQQNIGHDNAVVIAALSSQNPGVITIANAVFGANPDISADILAKAFQLNENTVKQLQARF; from the exons ATGGCTTCTTCATTGGCATCTAATATTCTCTTCATAGGATTCCTAATTAGTACCTTGACTTGCTTCGTTGCTTTGGCCACAGATAATAACCCTCTTCAGGATTTCTGCGTTGCTGATGCCAATAGCCCAG TGTTGATTAATGGACTAGTCTGTAAGGACCCCAAGGTTGTAACTGAAAATGACTTCTTCACTAGCGGATTGAACGTGGCCGGTGACACATCAAAAAATCTGGTAGGATCAAACGTAACAACAGTTAATGTTGGCAGGATTCCTGGACTCAACACTCTCGGCATTTCTCTTGTTCGTATCGACTTTGCACCATGGGGAATCAATGCTCCACACACCCATCCTCGTGCTACTGAAATTCTGACCATCATAAAAGGTACACTGCGGGTGGGATTTGTGACCTCAAATACAGAAAATCGTCACATCACCAAAGTCCTGAATGAAGGAGATGTGTTTGTGTTCCCAGAAGGTCTTATACATTATCAGCAAAACATTGGACATGATAATGCAGTAGTGATTGCGGCTCTTAGCAGCCAGAACCCAGGGGTTATCACCATTGCCAATGCTGTATTCGGAGCCAATCCAGATATATCTGCTGATATTCTTGCCAAGGCTTTCCAGCTGAACGAAAACACCGTCAAACAATTGCAGGCACGATTTTAA
- the LOC108208051 gene encoding putative germin-like protein 2-1: protein MISSFASKTLFICFIISTMTCFVALATDNNPLQDFCVADANSPVLVNGLVCKDPKVVTENDFFTSGLNIAGDTSKNLVGSNVTTVNVARIPGLNTLGISLVRIDFAPWGINAPHTHPRATEILTVIKGTLRVGFVTSNTENRHITKVLNEGDVFVFPEGLIHYQQNIGHDNAVVIAALSSQNPGVITIANAVFGANPDISADILAKAFQLNKNTVKQLQARF, encoded by the exons ATGATTTCTTCATTCGCCTCAAAAACTCTTTTCATATGTTTCATTATTAGCACTATGACTTGCTTTGTTGCTTTGGCCACTGATAATAATCCTCTTCAGGATTTCTGTGTTGCTGATGCTAACAGCCCAG TGTTGGTTAATGGACTAGTGTGTAAGGACCCCAAGGTTGTAACTGAAAACGACTTCTTTACAAGCGGACTGAACATAGCCGGTGACACGTCAAAAAATCTGGTGGGATCAAACGTAACAACAGTTAATGTTGCCAGAATTCCTGGACTCAACACTCTCGGCATTTCTCTTGTTCGTATCGACTTTGCACCATGGGGAATCAATGCTCCACACACCCATCCTCGTGCTACTGAAATTCTGACCGTCATAAAAGGTACACTGCGGGTGGGATTTGTGACCTCAAATACAGAAAATCGTCACATCACCAAAGTCCTGAATGAAGGAGATGTGTTTGTGTTCCCAGAAGGTCTTATACATTATCAGCAAAACATTGGACATGATAATGCAGTAGTGATTGCGGCTCTTAGCAGCCAGAACCCCGGGGTTATCACCATTGCAAATGCTGTATTCGGAGCCAATCCTGATATATCGGCTGACATTCTTGCCAAGGCATTCCAGCTAAACAAAAACACAGTCAAACAATTGCAGGCACGATTTTAA